One part of the Terrimicrobium sacchariphilum genome encodes these proteins:
- a CDS encoding TonB family protein — translation MQDEDTPTFFQRYRVIIIAVGVLALVVGGWVVFGPKEGKKRKSTASVMSIMPPLPPPPPPPTPPPPTPPPPQEPPPEQTKQPEFQPEEKPAPEPPQPPDNPPPAMGTALQGDGPNSFGLSGTGNGLIGGRGNGKGGGGGTKYGWYAGQVQARVLEAMQRHRKLRSSALTVQVRIWADSNGRVTRAKVSGTSGDAAIDQALEREVLTGLQLSQPPPDGMPMPIVMRITARRPN, via the coding sequence ATGCAGGACGAAGACACACCCACATTCTTTCAGCGCTACCGCGTGATCATCATCGCGGTGGGCGTGCTGGCGCTTGTCGTCGGCGGATGGGTCGTCTTCGGACCGAAGGAAGGCAAGAAGCGCAAATCGACCGCCAGCGTGATGAGCATCATGCCGCCGCTGCCGCCCCCGCCGCCACCACCAACCCCTCCGCCGCCGACGCCGCCCCCGCCGCAGGAACCGCCGCCGGAGCAGACCAAACAGCCTGAGTTTCAACCCGAGGAAAAACCCGCGCCCGAGCCGCCGCAGCCGCCCGACAATCCGCCGCCCGCAATGGGCACGGCGTTGCAGGGCGATGGCCCCAACAGCTTTGGCCTGTCCGGCACCGGCAACGGTCTCATCGGAGGCCGTGGCAATGGCAAGGGCGGGGGAGGCGGAACCAAATACGGCTGGTACGCCGGGCAGGTCCAGGCCCGCGTGCTCGAGGCGATGCAACGGCATCGCAAGCTGCGCAGCTCGGCCTTGACCGTGCAGGTGCGGATCTGGGCCGACAGCAACGGGCGCGTGACGCGCGCCAAGGTGAGCGGGACGAGCGGAGACGCCGCCATCGACCAGGCCCTCGAGCGCGAAGTGCTCACGGGTCTGCAACTCAGCCAGCCGCCGCCTGACGGGATGCCCATGCCCATCGTGATGCGCATCACCGCGCGCCGACCCAATTAG
- a CDS encoding ExbD/TolR family protein, translated as MDAGGDNKSYDDINVTPMVDLYLVLLLIFIIMTTAGVQGVKVDLPKASKSPALEGPKSKAITVNNEGKIFLDTVPVTLPELEQKLSQHKAKFPDFPVVIRGDRLTHYQGVMDVLNVVGRLGLTKVGLATEASK; from the coding sequence ATGGACGCCGGAGGAGACAACAAGAGTTACGACGACATCAACGTCACGCCGATGGTGGATCTCTACCTCGTGCTGCTACTGATCTTCATCATCATGACGACGGCGGGCGTGCAGGGCGTGAAGGTCGATCTCCCGAAGGCAAGCAAGAGCCCGGCGCTGGAAGGTCCCAAGAGCAAAGCCATCACGGTGAACAACGAAGGAAAGATTTTCCTCGATACCGTGCCCGTGACGCTGCCCGAGTTGGAGCAAAAGCTCAGCCAGCACAAGGCGAAGTTCCCGGATTTTCCCGTCGTCATCCGCGGCGACCGGCTCACGCATTATCAGGGCGTGATGGACGTTCTCAACGTCGTTGGGCGCCTCGGGCTGACCAAGGTCGGCCTCGCCACCGAAGCCAGCAAATAG
- a CDS encoding DUF2341 domain-containing protein, with translation MQVRTFIMTMAMLGVTLATGSAWWDKDWTARKSFTIDPTAQGGDISEPVGPGVVLVRLHSGNFNFGAVKEDGSDLRFVAEDDKTVLPHQIEKWDGLLNEAFVWVKAPEIKPGAKTTFWLYSGNAEATALDAKAVKGTYDADTVLVYHFAGAGAPQDASEAGNTAENAGTASEGALIGGGLRLLGANPLVLPGSSSLEWSDGQAFTWSAWIKESTPAANATLFNRTAGGNGFRIGVDNGAPFVEVTDASGVKRTAAGQPLPAATWKNLAVVSDGAKIKLLVDGADYATLDAKVPAINGPSYLGATGPDATGGFVGELDELVISKIARPVGWVKFTAINQGGSDASTKLLVPGEDEGGEGHSTLDNIMEHVSIFGDISKSLTFDGWAVIALCSIMAILGWTVAVQKFVYLNQVKKGTDQFIQQWEEVSSDLTKIDHADEASVKALGGASVKQQKLMLQSPLYHIYHIGSQEISHRIKEDKNKGLSARSIQAIRASLEGGLVREVQKLNGKLVFLTISIAGGPYLGLLGTVIGVMITFATIAKTGEVEVNSIAPGIAGALLATVAGLLVAIPALFAYSYLSTRIKETVSTMQTFIDEFVTKMAEFYPTPE, from the coding sequence ATGCAGGTAAGAACATTCATAATGACCATGGCCATGCTGGGGGTGACCCTTGCAACGGGAAGCGCGTGGTGGGACAAGGACTGGACGGCGCGCAAATCGTTCACGATCGACCCGACGGCGCAGGGCGGAGACATCTCGGAGCCGGTGGGTCCGGGCGTGGTGCTGGTGAGGCTGCACAGCGGGAATTTCAACTTTGGAGCCGTCAAGGAGGATGGAAGCGACCTGCGGTTCGTGGCCGAGGACGACAAGACCGTGCTGCCGCACCAGATCGAGAAATGGGACGGGCTGCTGAACGAAGCCTTCGTCTGGGTCAAGGCGCCCGAGATCAAGCCCGGGGCGAAAACAACCTTCTGGCTCTACAGCGGGAATGCCGAGGCCACGGCGCTCGACGCCAAGGCCGTCAAGGGCACGTACGACGCCGACACCGTGCTGGTGTATCACTTTGCCGGAGCCGGAGCGCCGCAGGACGCGAGCGAAGCAGGCAATACGGCGGAAAACGCCGGGACGGCGTCCGAGGGAGCGCTCATCGGTGGCGGCCTGCGCCTGCTGGGAGCGAATCCGCTGGTTTTGCCGGGATCGAGTTCGCTGGAATGGTCCGACGGCCAGGCCTTTACGTGGTCGGCGTGGATCAAGGAAAGCACGCCCGCGGCGAACGCGACCCTCTTCAACCGCACGGCGGGTGGCAATGGCTTCCGCATCGGAGTCGACAACGGCGCGCCGTTTGTGGAAGTGACCGACGCCAGCGGAGTCAAGCGCACGGCAGCAGGCCAGCCGCTGCCCGCCGCGACCTGGAAGAACCTCGCGGTCGTTTCCGATGGAGCGAAAATCAAGCTGCTCGTCGACGGCGCGGACTACGCCACGCTCGACGCCAAGGTGCCCGCCATCAACGGCCCGTCCTATCTGGGTGCGACCGGCCCCGATGCCACCGGCGGATTCGTGGGCGAGCTCGACGAACTTGTCATCTCCAAGATCGCACGTCCTGTCGGCTGGGTGAAATTCACAGCGATCAACCAAGGCGGAAGCGACGCCAGCACGAAGCTGCTCGTTCCCGGCGAAGACGAGGGCGGAGAAGGCCATAGCACGCTCGACAACATCATGGAGCACGTGTCGATCTTCGGCGACATCAGCAAGTCGCTCACCTTCGACGGCTGGGCGGTCATCGCCCTGTGCTCGATCATGGCCATCCTCGGGTGGACCGTGGCGGTGCAGAAGTTTGTCTATCTCAACCAGGTCAAGAAAGGCACCGACCAGTTCATCCAGCAGTGGGAGGAGGTGTCTTCCGACCTGACGAAGATCGACCACGCTGACGAGGCCAGTGTGAAGGCTCTCGGCGGAGCCAGCGTCAAGCAGCAGAAGCTCATGCTGCAAAGCCCGCTCTATCACATCTATCACATCGGCTCGCAGGAGATCAGCCACCGCATCAAGGAAGACAAAAACAAGGGACTCTCCGCGCGGTCCATCCAGGCGATCCGGGCCAGCCTCGAGGGCGGCCTCGTACGCGAGGTGCAGAAGCTCAACGGCAAGCTCGTTTTCCTGACCATCAGCATCGCAGGCGGTCCCTATCTCGGACTGCTCGGCACGGTCATAGGCGTTATGATTACGTTTGCGACCATCGCCAAGACGGGCGAGGTGGAAGTCAATTCCATCGCCCCCGGCATCGCGGGCGCGCTTCTCGCCACCGTCGCTGGTCTGCTCGTGGCCATTCCGGCGCTCTTTGCCTACAGCTACCTGAGCACCCGCATCAAGGAAACGGTCAGCACGATGCAGACCTTCATCGACGAGTTCGTGACCAAGATGGCGGAGTTCTACCCCACGCCGGAATAA
- a CDS encoding ShlB/FhaC/HecB family hemolysin secretion/activation protein, with translation MPRPCFHSSTLRRARVVGTSLRCGVLAGLCLSGVLSLPASAQETTAPAQEQPSADQQAAPQPPAEDATLYIREYRVVGSKALDRGSVEEAVYGYLGPGRTAQDVEGARAALEKTYRDKGFQTVSVSVPMQRAANGVVFLQVTEAPVGRLRINGSRFYDINKIKARVPSLAQGTLPNFNKVEREIIALNQSGDLQVTPSLAAGVMPGTVDVNLVVKDKFPLHGSVELNNRYSANTTPLRLDLSLRYDNLWQLGHTIGFGFQIAPQRIQDALIYSGYYIAPVPGVDWLSVMAQAIRQNSNVSTLGGSAVAGNGSVIGGRLLFDLPGKKGFFHSASFGADYKDFTQDLSINGATTGSPIQYFPFSLSYTAAWVGKNYQTEFSGGVTWSFRGIGSDETDFDNRRYASDASFFYFRGSLGNTLDLPWGFQAYGLVQGQASAQPLVDTEEFALGGLNTVRGYLESAVLGDSAFAGTLELRSPSLLWWAPEGNEWRVFGFLDGGVAWVNDPLPEQQDEFSLASAGFGSTIKLFEHLNGSVVLGVPFITQSPNTAYDPLLSFRVWGEL, from the coding sequence ATGCCTAGGCCGTGTTTTCACAGTTCAACTCTCCGCCGCGCTCGCGTCGTCGGTACGTCGCTTCGCTGCGGCGTGCTCGCTGGCCTGTGCCTCTCGGGGGTGTTGAGTCTGCCTGCCTCGGCTCAGGAAACCACTGCGCCTGCTCAGGAGCAACCTTCTGCCGATCAGCAGGCTGCGCCACAGCCGCCTGCCGAGGACGCGACTCTCTATATCCGTGAATATCGCGTGGTGGGGTCGAAGGCGCTGGATCGGGGTTCAGTTGAGGAGGCGGTCTATGGCTATCTCGGGCCGGGTCGCACGGCGCAGGATGTGGAAGGTGCTCGCGCCGCGCTGGAGAAAACCTATCGCGACAAGGGCTTTCAGACGGTTTCGGTTAGCGTTCCGATGCAGCGCGCCGCTAATGGCGTTGTCTTTCTTCAGGTCACCGAGGCTCCTGTCGGGCGTCTCCGCATCAACGGGTCGCGCTTCTACGATATTAACAAGATCAAGGCCCGGGTTCCTTCGCTGGCCCAGGGCACTTTGCCAAACTTTAACAAGGTGGAGCGGGAAATCATTGCACTCAACCAATCCGGCGATCTCCAGGTTACGCCCTCTCTCGCTGCGGGCGTCATGCCCGGCACGGTCGATGTGAATCTCGTTGTTAAGGACAAGTTTCCGCTGCACGGGAGTGTGGAGTTGAACAACCGCTACAGCGCGAACACGACGCCGCTGCGGCTGGATTTGAGCCTGCGGTATGACAACCTGTGGCAGCTGGGACACACGATCGGGTTTGGATTTCAGATCGCACCGCAGCGGATTCAGGACGCGCTGATTTATTCCGGGTATTACATCGCGCCGGTGCCGGGGGTGGACTGGCTGAGCGTGATGGCGCAGGCCATCCGGCAGAACAGCAACGTGTCGACCCTGGGTGGTTCCGCCGTGGCGGGAAATGGCTCGGTCATCGGCGGGCGGTTGCTCTTCGACCTGCCGGGGAAAAAGGGCTTTTTTCACTCGGCGAGTTTCGGGGCGGATTACAAGGACTTCACGCAGGACCTGAGCATCAACGGGGCAACGACGGGATCGCCGATCCAGTATTTTCCGTTCTCGCTCAGCTACACGGCGGCGTGGGTGGGGAAGAACTACCAGACGGAGTTTAGCGGAGGGGTGACGTGGAGTTTTCGGGGGATCGGCAGCGACGAGACGGATTTCGACAACCGCCGGTACGCGTCGGACGCGAGCTTCTTCTACTTCCGAGGCAGCCTGGGCAACACGCTGGATCTTCCATGGGGCTTCCAGGCGTATGGACTGGTTCAGGGACAGGCCAGCGCGCAGCCGCTGGTGGATACCGAGGAGTTTGCGCTCGGCGGTTTGAACACCGTGCGCGGGTATCTGGAAAGTGCGGTGCTGGGCGACAGCGCCTTTGCCGGAACGCTGGAGTTGCGGAGTCCGTCGCTGCTGTGGTGGGCGCCGGAGGGCAACGAATGGCGGGTGTTTGGATTCCTCGACGGAGGCGTGGCCTGGGTAAACGACCCGCTGCCCGAGCAGCAGGACGAGTTCAGTCTGGCGAGCGCGGGGTTCGGCAGCACGATCAAGCTCTTTGAACACCTCAACGGCTCAGTGGTGCTGGGAGTGCCATTCATCACGCAAAGCCCGAACACGGCGTACGACCCGCTGCTGTCGTTCCGGGTCTGGGGAGAACTGTAA
- a CDS encoding type II secretion system F family protein, with product METFSYKAAGPGGVESGTLQARSKAEAYQRLISRQLRPIAIERAGEGGDTTAVKRSPGAVEFTGRLSANELLLFTEELSELLDSGLQLDPALRVMESSKDSPNIAKASAFLRQEVRDGVSFSNALRRCGTGFSELFCSTVAAGEAAGALPKILKRQSEYLAVILDLRKRIVAALIYPSIVFAAGILLMVIFMTFLLPQLTVLLGKTGKKLPLMTQMMINTSDFITHYGIFVLAALVALIIGFWGWKRSAEGRATWDQFKLRIPLIGGILTGKFLAEFCQTLATLLNNGVTLLNALTLFQHATGNVYLQKLLSAIVERVGEGASLAATLRSQPFFPGMLCDIVTVGEQSGDLAASLQRGAKRYDREFAHQIERLTAFIQPLTIFVVAIFVGVVAYSMITGILSSVASLRPQ from the coding sequence ATGGAAACCTTTTCCTACAAGGCTGCTGGTCCTGGCGGGGTGGAGTCCGGCACGTTGCAGGCCCGTTCCAAGGCCGAAGCCTACCAGCGTTTGATTTCCCGCCAGCTTCGCCCGATCGCCATCGAACGTGCAGGCGAGGGAGGAGATACGACTGCGGTGAAAAGATCTCCTGGCGCGGTCGAGTTTACAGGACGACTTTCCGCGAATGAGCTCCTCCTTTTTACCGAGGAGCTTTCGGAGCTTCTCGACTCCGGCCTCCAGCTTGATCCCGCTTTGCGGGTGATGGAGTCGAGCAAGGACAGCCCCAACATCGCCAAGGCCTCTGCTTTTCTCCGTCAGGAGGTGCGCGATGGGGTGAGTTTTTCCAATGCCCTTCGGCGCTGTGGCACCGGATTCTCCGAGCTTTTTTGCAGCACTGTCGCCGCAGGCGAGGCCGCCGGGGCTCTGCCCAAGATCCTCAAGCGCCAGTCCGAGTACCTTGCGGTCATTCTCGACCTGCGCAAGCGCATCGTCGCCGCGCTCATCTATCCGAGCATCGTTTTTGCCGCAGGCATACTGCTTATGGTCATCTTTATGACCTTCCTCCTGCCCCAGCTCACCGTCCTGCTCGGCAAGACTGGAAAAAAGCTTCCCCTCATGACGCAGATGATGATCAACACGAGCGACTTCATCACGCACTACGGCATCTTCGTTCTCGCTGCTCTGGTCGCCCTCATCATCGGTTTCTGGGGGTGGAAACGCAGCGCTGAGGGGCGGGCGACATGGGACCAGTTCAAACTTCGCATTCCACTCATCGGTGGCATCCTCACCGGTAAGTTCCTTGCTGAGTTTTGCCAGACCCTTGCCACCCTCCTGAACAATGGCGTCACGCTGCTCAATGCCCTCACCCTATTCCAGCACGCCACGGGCAACGTCTATCTTCAGAAACTCCTCTCGGCGATCGTCGAGAGAGTGGGCGAGGGGGCTTCCCTCGCCGCCACCCTGCGCAGCCAGCCCTTCTTTCCCGGCATGCTTTGCGATATCGTCACCGTGGGCGAACAAAGCGGCGACCTTGCAGCCTCTCTCCAGCGCGGTGCCAAGCGCTACGATCGGGAGTTTGCGCACCAGATCGAGCGTCTCACCGCCTTTATCCAGCCGCTCACCATTTTCGTCGTTGCCATCTTCGTCGGCGTGGTCGCCTATTCCATGATCACGGGTATCCTATCGTCCGTCGCCAGCCTTCGACCGCAATGA
- a CDS encoding GspE/PulE family protein yields the protein MLGGDSLVEFFSRAGEESGFPDITEIRTRVASALQLQQSPIRSVLDITGLPETEFLHSLANQLGVEWFAPSNTLDPQNEHFPARLALRYHLVPITMAKAHITLAGYDPLDIVALSAVRQAFPQHRVQFVASTRKFVVNAIRERYGVGAETFEELLEGRQDLDHLEATEEVNVLDSEDSEASVMKFVNQIMREALNERATDIHVEPLGTDLRIRYRIDGVLHEVPVPQKIKLLQASVLSRIKIMAGLDIAERRIPQDGRINLELSGKPIDVRVATIPSVTGETISLRLLGQERFDFSRLGLDEASENVIRGLLAMPNGIVLVTGPTGCGKSTSLYTFLSSLNTKERRIVTIEDPVENKLPGVIQIAVRPEINLTFANALRSVLRGDPNVIMVGEMRDLETAEIAVRSALTGHLVFSTLHTNDAVGGITRLMDVGVEPFLISSAVRAFIAQRLVRRLCHECRRPVSPKQWESAGLFVPDGHLVYEPGGCEACRGTGYRGRTALYEICLVSPNLQELIQQKATFKNLRRLAREEGMITLREYGWMRVRDGLTSPAEVLRVTSAESEVAAES from the coding sequence ATGCTAGGCGGCGATTCACTCGTGGAGTTCTTCAGCCGGGCCGGTGAGGAGTCGGGCTTTCCTGACATCACCGAGATTCGCACCCGCGTCGCATCCGCGCTCCAACTCCAGCAGTCGCCCATCCGCAGCGTTCTGGACATCACCGGGCTGCCGGAAACCGAGTTTCTGCACTCACTTGCCAATCAGCTCGGTGTGGAGTGGTTCGCCCCGTCGAATACCCTCGATCCGCAGAACGAGCATTTTCCCGCCAGGCTCGCGCTGAGGTATCACCTTGTCCCGATCACGATGGCCAAGGCGCATATCACCCTCGCGGGGTATGATCCACTGGACATCGTGGCGCTGTCCGCCGTGCGCCAGGCCTTTCCGCAGCACCGCGTACAGTTTGTCGCCTCGACGCGCAAGTTCGTCGTCAATGCCATCCGTGAGCGCTACGGCGTCGGCGCGGAGACCTTTGAGGAGCTCCTCGAGGGCCGCCAGGACCTCGACCACCTGGAAGCCACCGAGGAGGTGAACGTCCTCGACAGCGAGGACTCGGAGGCCTCGGTGATGAAGTTCGTCAACCAGATCATGCGAGAGGCGCTGAACGAGCGCGCCACTGATATTCACGTCGAGCCGCTGGGCACCGACCTCCGCATCCGCTACCGCATTGACGGTGTCCTTCACGAGGTTCCCGTCCCCCAGAAGATCAAGCTCCTCCAGGCCTCCGTTCTTTCGCGTATCAAGATCATGGCGGGCCTCGACATTGCCGAGCGCCGCATCCCGCAGGATGGTCGCATCAACCTCGAACTCTCCGGCAAACCCATCGATGTCCGCGTGGCTACCATTCCGTCGGTCACCGGCGAAACCATCAGCCTCCGGTTGCTGGGGCAGGAACGTTTTGACTTTTCCCGGCTCGGTCTCGATGAAGCCTCCGAGAATGTCATTCGCGGCCTCCTCGCCATGCCCAATGGCATCGTTCTCGTTACCGGCCCCACCGGCTGCGGCAAGTCGACCAGCCTTTATACCTTTCTCTCGTCGCTCAATACCAAGGAGCGCCGCATTGTCACCATCGAGGACCCGGTGGAAAACAAGCTCCCTGGTGTGATTCAGATCGCCGTTCGTCCGGAGATCAACCTCACCTTTGCCAACGCCCTGCGCAGTGTGCTCCGTGGTGATCCCAATGTGATCATGGTCGGCGAAATGCGCGACCTGGAAACCGCGGAGATCGCTGTACGCTCAGCCCTCACCGGTCACCTCGTTTTCAGCACCCTGCACACGAATGACGCCGTTGGTGGTATCACACGGCTCATGGATGTCGGCGTCGAGCCGTTCCTCATCAGTTCTGCCGTCCGGGCCTTCATCGCCCAGCGTCTGGTACGTCGCCTCTGCCATGAGTGCCGCCGCCCGGTCTCGCCAAAGCAGTGGGAGTCCGCCGGTCTTTTTGTCCCGGACGGCCATCTGGTCTATGAACCCGGCGGCTGCGAGGCCTGTCGCGGCACTGGCTACCGCGGCCGCACCGCGCTTTATGAAATCTGCCTCGTGAGCCCCAATCTCCAGGAGCTCATCCAGCAAAAGGCCACCTTCAAGAATCTCCGCCGCCTCGCCCGCGAGGAGGGTATGATCACTCTGCGCGAGTACGGCTGGATGCGCGTGCGTGACGGCTTGACGTCGCCCGCCGAGGTGCTTCGCGTGACCAGCGCCGAATCGGAGGTTGCCGCCGAGAGCTGA